DNA sequence from the Nocardioides jiangxiensis genome:
GGCGGGGGAGCAGGTGGGTCACTGCCTCGCTCAGGTCGACGGTTCGCTGGCCGGGCTCACCGCCGAGCAGGTCGGTGCCCTCGTCATCGCCTACGAGCCGGTCTGGGCGATCGGTACGGGTGAGGTCGCCACACCCGAGGACGCCCAGGAGGTCTGCCACGCGATCCGCGAGCGGGTGCGGGAGGTCCACGGGGACGCCGCGGCCGACGCCGTCCGGGTCCTCTACGGCGGCTCCGTGAAGGCAGCCAACATCGCCGGCATCATGGCCAAGGCCGACGTCGACGGTGCGCTCGTGGGCGGTGCCAGCCTGCAGGCGGACGAGTTCGGCGGAATCTGCCGTTTCTACGACATGCCGGTGCTCTGAGCCGGGGCGCGGTTCCCGACCAGACGTGAAGTAGAGTTCCGCATCGTGACCCTGCTCCTGACCATCCTGCTCGTCGCCACCAGCTTCCTGCTCGTCATCCTCGTGCTGCTGCACAAGGGGCGCGGTGGAGGCCTCTCCGACATGTTCGGTGGTGGTGTCTCGAGCACCCTCGGCGGCTCGTCCGTCGCGGAGCGCAACCTCGACCGTCTGACGGTCGGCCTGGGTCTCATCTGGGCCGCGTGCATCGTCGCGCTGGGCCTGCTCTACGCCTACGGCGCTTGATTCAGTAGCTCTTAGAAGGAGAACGACGAAGTTGGCTGGAGCTGGAAACGCCATCCGGGGTAGCCGGGTCGGCGCCGGTCCGATGGGCGAGGCGGAGCGCGGCGAAGCCGCCCCGCGGCAGAGTGTCACCTACTTCTGCTCGAAGGAGCACCGCTCTGTGGTGACCTTCGCGGCCGAGGCCGTGGCGCCCGAGTCGTGGGACTGCCCGCGCTGTGGTCTCCCTGCCGGTCTCGATGCGGAGAACGCGCCGCCGGCCGTGAAGATCGAGCCGTACAAGACGCACCTGGCCTACGTGAAGGAGCGACGCTCCGAGGACGAGGCGAAGGACATCCTCGAGGAGGCGCTGCAGCTCCTCCGTTCGCGCCGCAAGTCGGGCGACATCATCTTCTGACGGACACCTCCGTCGTACGCCGAAGGCCGTCCTGCTCCTGAGCAGGGCGGCCTTCGTGCGTATGTCATGGAGTGTCCAGGAGGACCGGTTCAGGTGTGGTGTCGCCGATCTGCACGGCGCGAGGCCACGTCCACGCGGCACGCAGGATGAACGCCAGGAGCATCAGCTCGAGTGCGATGGAGAGGCCGTAGAACCAGGTCCACGCCTCCCCGAGCCCGTTGAACGCTGTCACCGGCACGTAGAGCGACGCCACCACGAGGGTGACGATGCGCGTCGCACGCGCGGGCAGGGCCACCGAGAGCGCGATCATCACGGCCGGGATGGAGACGAGCACGAGGAAGGCCACCAGCAGCGGCTGGCTGACGTCGAAATGCCAGACGACGCCGGCACGGAGGTCGTCGACGAAGCCGGGCTTGTAGAGCGCGAAGTAGTCGACGTAGATGTAGAGGAACATGAAGCTCGTCCAGGCGGTCGCGAGCTTCGCCCGGATCGGAACCGGGGGATCCTGCAGGGTTGTCACGGTGTTCACGGCGTCTCCATGTGATCGTCGGGTTGGCTGTCCGGTCTCAGGCTCGCCCCGGTGGATCTCCCGCGTCCTCCGGGAGCTCCCGGACCAGTCCCCGGGATTCGTCCGGATCTGCCGATGTCCGGGCACAGTGCTGGGCCCCGGCTACCTGCTGCTCCGGGCTGGGAAGACACGACTGCGTCGCGGTGTGTGGGCCCTCGTTATGCATCAGATGGCCAAGAGCGGCTCTCGGACATTGGCGCGGTTCCTCTAAATGCAGAACCGCCCCTCAACCGGTCGGGTTCAGGGGCGGTTCCGTCACGTCTCAGGGGTTGAGGACGATGCTGGTGCCGGGGCCAGCGTTGTCGGTGACTCGCTGCTCGACGTTGCTGGAGTAGTACTCGGCCTTGACGTATGGCGTGTACCTGACGCCCTTCGGGAAGCAGGACCTGGCGAACTTCACGGTGGCGGTGTTTGCCGAGTAGTCACGGACCGTGGTGGCCTCACACTTGACGTATCCGTTGACGCTGACGCGGGTGTAGGTGTTGCCGGGAGTGTTATTGACCCACACGCGCGGAGTCTGGTTGGCATTCCAGGTGAACCCCGTCATGCGGTAGTCGGAGCGGAGGTCACGGACCTTGTAGCGGAACGCGACCTTGCCGTCGCTGGTGTGCCAGTAGTCGACACGAGTCAGGTCTGCGGCGGCCTTCTGGTTGGACGACGGACTGCCCTTGGCGGTCGTGGTGTCGTAGGTTCGGTCGGTCATGTACCCGCTGGCGGCCTCAGCGCCAGTCGCGGTCATCGTCACCAGCGCCATGGCCATCGCGATGGCTGCGAACGTCTTCGTCATCTGGGTTTCCTCCGATTGGGTAACGCGGGCTTCCGAGCTGCCGAGCGCAGTCGGGACGGTACCGAGCGGCGCGCCCGGCTGGCCCTCCGTCTCGTAGACGGCCTGCTAGTCGGTGGATGACGCGGGTTGGCTGAATGTGCTCATGAGAGTGGCGCTGCCTGCGGCGGACGGGATGGTCGTGTTCCACTCCGCGTTCAGCTCGGCACAGCATGCCTGCTCATGCCGCGTTGAGTTCGGCATAGCGCGCCCGCTCATGCCGCATTGACGCAGGTTAGGTGGCCGATGCCATGTAGGCCGCGAGCACGTAGTTCGCATGACGATCGAGGTTCTTGCGGGCCCGGTCGTACCGCATCGTGGTGCGTGGATCGGCGTGCCTTGCGGCAATCTGCACGTCCCGCAGGTCCACTCCGGCGTCCAGCATCGTCGTGACGAAGGTGTGGCGGAGCATGTGCGGATGCATCCGTGGCGTCGAGACACCTGCACCCCGTGCCAGGGCACGCAAGCGCCGGGTCGCGCAGGCGCGGTCCATGCGATTCCCGGTTCGGCTTCGCAGGATTGGACCTCCGGTTCTGTCACTCACAGCACGCTCAATCGCCCGACCAACCGCCGGCGGCAACGGGACTACGGCGACCCTGTCGCCCTTTCCCAGAACGCGCAGCACACGGTGTCCGTGGATCTCCTCGAGCGCCTCGATGTTGGCGTTCACCGCCTCCGAGATACGCAACCCGAGCAGTCCCAGCATCGCGACCAGGGCGAAGTCGTTCGGGTTCGCAGACTCCTTACCGGCGACGAGCATGCCTTCGAATTGAAGATGGTTCAGGCCGAGCGTCGGCGACTCGGTTGAGACCCTCGGGCGCCGCACATACTCGGCTGGTGAGCGCTCGAGAACGCCATCGATGACACAGGTTCGATAGAAGCCACTGAGGACGGAGAGGCGTCGTGAGACGGTAGACGGCTTGTAGCGGGCCACCTCCTGCATCCAGCGGAGGAAGAGCTCGACGTGCGGCCGACATGCGGCAAGGGGCTCAAGGCCCTGGCGACTGCACCACTCCAAGTAACAGCGGAGGTCCGACTCTGTGTGAGTCCGGGATTGGCCCTTGAACCGGGCGAGGTACGCCGCAATGGCGATGCGAAGCGTTGCGCTGGAGAAGTCGCCAGGCTCGACGAGTTGAGCGGAGTTCATCTCTCCACTGCGCACTCAAGGAAAATTGCGCGTCAACGCGGCAGATCCGGCCACAACCCGTCTGTCAATTGATGGGCGTGACCTCAAGCCGGGTGATCTTGAAACCACGCAGCTTGTCAGTGTCATCCGGTGCGACCTCGCAGGTGAAGTCGACCGCACGGGTGCCCTCTCCGACGGTGACCGACCTACCTGTAACGCGGTAGCGCCCGTCCTTCAGGGCCTCGACCTCGACGTTCTCGGTGCTGGGCAAGGAGTCTTGGGGGAATCCGGCCTTCTCGGCTACCGGCAAGGAGCACTTCGCCGCGGCCACCCGCGAACGATTCGGTTCGTCCGCTCCACAAGCGGCCGCACCGAGGGCAGCGAGCGTGATCGCACATGCTGTAGCGCGTCGAGCAATCCTGTTCATGTCTGCATCGTGCACCAAGCGATGTCCGCGCATGGGCAGGAGCGAGCTAGTTGCGGCATGAGCGGGCGCATCAACGAGCGCGAAGCGTGACCCGGTCGCCCGTTCGCTGGTGTCCCGATCGCCAGCCTTCGGAGTAGTTGAGATCGACGCTCCGAACCTCCACGCGCCCGGGCCGATGCGGTGTCACCTCTAGGAGAAGCTGGGTGAGGTGGTCTGCCTTGGCGTTCAACGTGGCGTCGTGAATCGGCTGGATGTCGCAGGTCTCGCTCGCGGTTGCTTCGCCGGCACTTCCGATGAGGCTGTTTGAGGTCGTCTTGATGCGGCAGGCAACAACCCGGACCTCCGCCGCTGCGGTGTTCACCGTGATCTCGGGCCTCGCGTCATGGAGCGTGACCGTCGGCCGGTCGTCCCAACCCTGTGTGAGGGAGAAGTAGAAGGGTTCGCCGACCTTGCCCAAACGCATGTCTTGCTGCAGGCCCATCGGATAGTCGTCGAACGTCTTCGGGTGCCTCCACGTCCATCCAACCGCGGTAGCAATCGCGATCAGGACGAGAACAATGGCGATCCGCGCGAGCCGTGCCCAGGACGTCATACCCAGACCGTCCCACGGGAAGGAGGAGCGTGTACGGCGAGCGGTCGAATTGCATCGCATCGCGGCATGTCCGACCGGTTTCGATCGGGCTTGTCACGTTCGGCCGGGTCACCGGACATCTCTGGGGTGTAGACCAACTCCGGAAGGAAGTCCCATGACCAACGAAGAGATCTCCGTCGTCGAGCAGAGCAGCCCTACGTTCGATCGAACGCGACTCGCAGCCGCCTCGCAGGAATTGGCTCGCCAGATCGCCGTGTCGACCCCCGTGCGACGTCCTCGGCGGCGTCTCGCCGTCGGCATCGCGGCAGCGGCCATCGTCGCGGTCCCCACCGCCGCTGCCGCCACTGGTTTGCTCGACGGCCTCCGCTCCGGCATCTTTGGCCAGCCGGACAAGAACTCCGAGGACGCGGGCACATCCGAATGGATCAACATCTGCGCGCCGGGCTACCCCGCCCTGATCCGCGAGCACAAGCCGGACGGACCTCTCCCGGCGGGGTTCACCTGGGCTCGCGCGACGCAGAAGCAGATCTCGCAGGCAGCGGCCAACCCCGAATGCCAGCCAGGCGGACACGGCGCCCAGCAGCAAGAGATCGGAATCGTCGGCTGGTTCGACATGTACGCCACCTGCGCTTGGTACTCCGAAGCGGCAACCGCGGCCGATGCAGGTGACGCCAAGCGAGTCACGCGCGCGGGCCACGAACTGAAGACACTCGCCAACTCCGAGGTGAACCGCATCACCGACGGCGGCGGTCTTGTCGAATTCAAGAACCGGATTGCAGACGATGTCCTCGCTGGGGACGTTGCCAAGGCCCGTGACTGGGCCCAGAACTGCGAGCTGATCAAGTGACCCCGCAGGAGCGATTCGAGCACCTGGCCGGAACGATCGGAGCTGATGTGCTCGCCTACCTCGCCCGGCGGGTCACCCCACGCGAGGACGCCGCCGATGTCTATCAGCAGGTCCTCACAATCACCTGGCGGAAACTGCGCGTCGTGCCGACCGATGACCGAGAGGCACTTGCGTGGATGCTCGGGGTCGCGCGGCGTTGCCTTGCAAACCACCGGAGGGCGGGAACTCGACGCATGGCGCTGGCAGAGCGCCTCCGTACTGAACTCGCCGTCTCCTACACCGAACCCGACGCCGCCACCGCCCAGCGGGCGGACGAGCTGCTGCGCAGCGTGAGCGACGAGGACCGCGAGCTGCTAACCCTGGTGCACTGGGAGGGGCTGACGATCGCAGAGGCTGGAGCCGTCCTCGGAGTCTCTCCATCCGCAGCACGGAAGCGGGTAGAGCGCGTCCGGAGAGCCCTGTTGACTCCAGCAGCTGTATGACCGGCTACCCGGCGGGCGCTGAGTCGTCGCACGCGGCCCCGCCGGGAGCCGGTGTCATTTCGCCTGAACCGCACTAGTCGCGGCATGTGCGTGCGGATTAGATCGGCGGCTGACAGTCTCGGCGCATGAGGTACTTCAAGCGTCGGTGGGAGGAGTCGCGGGGCGACGCCGACGACGCCTGGGGGCCAAGCTGGTGGTACTTCGAGGTTGACCACGACGGCTACCCGTTGCGGCAGGTCGAGGTCTACGACCGGGGACCGACCAAGCGGTACTCGCTCGACGAGCCTGAGGATGCCGACGGACGTCTCGGCACGGTCCGCCTAGACGATGGCGAGGACTGGACCGTGTGGCGCATTGGCGCCGATGACTTCGAGCGAGTTTGGGCCGACGACTGACGTATTCGCGGCAGATCAGCGCGCGTCCGTCTCACGGAGAACGGGCGGGACTCTGTCGTCGCGAAAGCCGTTGTGGGAATCTGCATTCATGGACGATTCAGCGCTGGGCCCGACAACCCCGACGTGCTGCCTCAGGAACGGGACGATGAGCGCGCGGACCGTGTCGGGGTCCTCGAGGGTCACCCAGTGGCCGGCATCCGGAAGCACCACCACCTGCGCGCTGGGGAACGACTCCCGTTGGAGTGGCGCCTGGCCCACCGGGATGTAGGCGTCGTCTTCGCCCCAGATGACCAATGCGGGGCGATCCAGTCCACGCAAGACAGCTTGCGGCTCGGCGAGTGTTGCTTCGGAGGTAGCGCGGTAGAACTGCAGGACGGCGTGATTCGTGCCGGGGTCGTCCGTCTGCTGCCAGAGCGCCTGCAGCGCCGCCGGACCCAGGCGCGGGTTCTGTGCCGAGACGACCTCATGGAAAAGCTCGCGGGTCATGCCCGCCTGGATTGCCTCGCCCACTCCTGGCTGCCGCCATAGCTTTGCTGCATCGTGCCACTCGTAGTCGAGCAGAACGCCGGTGTTGATCAAGATCGCGCTGGCGAATTGCTCGGGATGGTCAGCAGCCCACCGCATGGCCCACCCGCCGCCGAGGTCGTGAGCGACGATGTGCGCGTTGCTGATGCCCAGAGCCTTGAGCGTCGCGTCGATGAACTCCGCATAGCCGGCAACGGTGTAGTCGAATCCGCTCGGCTTGTCAGCTTCGCCGTAGCCGGGCAGGTCGAATGCCACAGCCCGCGTGAAGGTGCCGACTGGTTCCAGGAAGGGCAACCAGTCTGCGATGGCGCCCGAGTTGCCGTGGATGAAGACCACGGCCTCGGCGCCGTCGGCGAACCCCGCCTGAGCCACCGGGATGGAGACCCCGTTGATGCTCAGGCGCGATGCCGTGGTCAAGGCGTTCCGACTTCGTCGACGATCCTGAACCGTGTGTAGGAGTCGTAGTCACCCAACGGGTTCGCCCAGTGGTACTCCATGTGGGGCTTGTGGAGCCCGGGTTGATAGGCGAACGTCTGCATTGCCTTGACGTCCTCCCAGACCGACAGTGTCATGCCGGCGCTCGGCATCGGGAAGGTCAGGTTGCGCCAGTATTGGAGTCCGGGGACCGTGTCCAACTTGCTGACCACCTCGTCGATACGGCGCGTGAACTCGATAGCGCGCGACCAGTCGAAGTCGGCACCCATCTCCCAACCGGCGGTTGTCATGACGACGCATCGCCCCGCGGGACGATGGTGATCGGTGACGGCGAACACTGGCCCGGGCTCCTTCGGGTTGAGCCACTGGACCGTTCCTCGGTGACGGAATGGCTCTAGCACGGCAGCCCAGTGTGTCCCTGACTCCCAGGATGTCGGCCCCCACGAGTCATGCATGGCGGCGGTCGCGGATGCCAAGTCCGCGTGGAGCGATATCCGCGCGGCGTGGGTGAACTCTTTCGCTGCTCCGATGCTTGCCATGGGGTCATTCACCCCGACGGCGGCATACACGTGCGCGGTGACCGGGGGCGCGTCATCGACCTCGTCGATGCTGCGGGGCTGGCCAAAGTGGGCCAGTCGCACCGTCATGTGGGACGCCAGCTCAGCAGTCATTCAGCGAAGTTAACCGGTCCGCGCGTTTCATGCCATGGCTACCGAAATGTCGCCATGGCCCAAAGACTCGCCTCCCACATCTCGCCCGGGCCTCGGCGCCGACCGGCGCGTGCTCAAACAACCGGACAGCAGCAGGTCCGACCGGGCCACCTCTACGATGCAGACCGTGACGAGCGTCGTTCCGGCGTGGCGGAGGCTGCTTCCGCCCTACCCCTTCCGAGCGGAGCGGATGAGGGGCTGTGCGCCAGAGAGGGCAACAGCAGTGGCCTGCTTTGCCGCGGCGTGGCAACTCCTGCCGGTGTCACTGGCCGTCGTCCTTGTCGTTGACGCCTTCCCGGATCCAGCCGTCCACACCTGGCTCTTCTTCCTTCCCAGCATCTTCCTCAGTAGCGTCGCGTCCTACGCGATCTACGCGGACCACATCCGCGACAACCCGCTTCGGTTGGCAGGACCGTGGATAGTGCTCAAGCCCGCTGCCTTAGGCCTCCTGAGCGCGATCGGTGCACGCCGCTGAATGCACCCCTATCCCGGCGGAATCTCACGCACCCGACTAACGTGCGTCATGTGGCGCGCTTCTGCCGGACACCGACCTGGACAACCATCGCCGTGGAGGCGTCGGTCGGCGTCCTCTTCGTGGTGCTCGCAGCACGCAACGCGGTCGCCGAATCCACGAAGACGGAGAGCCTCTTGACCTTTGGCCTCGGGGTCACCGGCGGCCTCCTGATTGGCACGGCGCTCGGAATGACGAAGCATCTGCTCGCTGTGCGTCAGCGGACGCTCGTTTCGCGCGGCTGAGCGACAATCAGTGGACGCAGAAGCGCTCCGGCGCACCTGACGAGAAGCGGCAAGCAGCCGGCCTCATCTCGGCAGAACAGAACTAGTCGCGGCAGATGAGTGCGGTCCTACGCCACATCGAAGAGCACCTGCCAGCTAGGGGCGGCGCCGGACCTCGATGCCGTTCTGGGTCACGACGAGTTGGTACACGACGCCATCGTGGACGGCGAAGTGACTGTATTGGTTGGTCCAGTCCGCCGGGGCCCGAGCGACCTTCTCGGCGGAGACGGCCCCGGTGCGCAGGTCGACCTCCAGGAGGTACAGCGGAATGGTCAGCCGTGCGTCCGACGTGAAGGTGCCGGGCCGCAGGCCCAGGTAAGCAGTCGCGCCGTCGACCGTGACGTCGTTCCGTAGCTCCACACTGTCGACTCGGGCTGGGCCTGCTGAGTGAACCCGCAGGTGGGTGACCCAGCCATCGCCGGCGATCGAGGCCCGAAGCCCGTCCTGGCCGCCTTGTCGGAACCGCAGCGGCCCCCAGCCGGTCGGGATGCTGGTGCGGACTTTGGATGCGAGCGAGGCGAACTGCTGGGGGTCGCTGCGGTTGTAGAGCGGAAGCAAGGCACCTTGCTCGGTCTGGGTCAAGAACGCCGGGTGCCAGGAGACGTGAATTGATCGAGGTCTCCCGTTGAGGAGGCGACCCAGGAGTCCATCGGGCTCGCGGTCGATCCAGACCGGTTGCCCTTCGCCATCGATGGCCAAGTCACTTGCGAGTTCGTCGACGCCCGGAGTGGCGTGCACGAGGTGCCCGTCGTCGTCGAAGAGGCAGAGTCGATGCTTGACCGGATCGAGGATCCAGATCCCCTCGTCAGTCACCGCGAGCGCACTCGGTATCAAACGCGGCTGGCCCGGAATGGTCCGGGCCCCGACCTCGCCCGCTGCATCGCCGAAAGGAACCCGGAACATCAGCGGCCACCTGGCGCCGAACGCGGTCCAGGTGACGTCGACGGAGGCGACGCGAACATGAGGAGCGCTGGTCGGCGTCGCGTTGTGCGCTGCCCCGTCAGGATGGTTCGCCGCCCTGGAGCAACCGGCCAGCAACAGGGCGAGGACCGCCGGGATCACGAGTAGCTGGCGCATCCGGTGACCCACTCCAGACGTGCGGAGGCATCCTGCGCGGTGTTCGAGCGGGCATCAGCGTCGGTAGGAACTCTCATTGCTCGCCACCACCTAGTTCGCCGAGACCTGCTTCCTTGTTCATCCTTGCGCATGCAGCCGGGTTTGTGGGCGCGAGCCGCAGATGCATCTGATCGCGGCAGAACCGCACGGATCGGGAATGCGCGAGCGCTACGGAGTGAGGTCGACTAGCGTCCGTCGCATGGCAAGTTGGGATCCCGCAGCGGAACTCGAGCATCCGGTCGACTTCAGGCTGGCGATGAACGGTCCCGTCACGATGTTCTGGCGATGGTCAGTGTTGAGCGAGACGATCGACTGGCTGCGGTTGAACGCCTACCGAGTGGTGGAGCTGCACGCCGACTCCTGGTCATCGGCAGGTGACATGTTCAACGACGCCGCACGCGCCATGGACTTCCCCGACTACTTCGGTCGGAACCTCGACGCTTTGAACGACTGCATGAGCGACGTCGCTTCGGGCGACTACGGCTGGGACGTAGAAGCCGATACCGGTCTGGTGATCGTGCTCAAGAGGTTCGATGCGTTTGCGTCTGTAGATCGCTCTACTGCTCAGAAGTTGCTCGACATCTTCGCGAATCAAGCGCGAAGCGCATTGCTGATCGGCCATCGGATCATCTGCCTTGCCCAGTCGAACGATCCGAGACTGAGCTTCGATCCCGTGGGGGCTACCCCCGTGACTTGGAATGACCAGGAGCGGCTCGACTCCTCGCGCGGCATGTGAAGTGCGAGCGGACCGCGGCATGACCGATGACGTCAACTGCTCCCGGAAGAACAACGACTCCATTACGTTCACGGTATGGGCGCTTGGGGACCTGCGATCTTCTCGGACGACACGGCCTGCGATATTCGCGGGGACTATCGTGAGCTTCTTGAGGATCAGGTTCCGGACGACGAAGCGACACGACGAACTATCGAGGGGTACGCCCACCTCGGCGAGGACGAGAAACACGTCCTCTGGCTGGCCCTGGCTGCAGCCCAATCGGGCCTCGGTCGCCTTGACGACGACGTCAAGGCGCGTGCCCTTGAGGTGATCGACGGCGGACTCGGCCTCGAACTGTGGGAGGAGGCGGGACCCCGCGAACTCGATCAGCGCAAGGCGGTTCTGGCGAAACTCCGCGCTCAACTCACGGGGGAGCAGCCAGCCCGCAAGGCGGTCCGTCGCCCGTGGCGCGACATCACCGAACTGGCGGCGGGCGACGTGCTCGCTTTCGAAGCAGCCGGGACGCTCAGATTGCTTCGCGTACTTCGGATCGATGATCACCGAGTTGGCATTGCGCCAATCGTCGGCTGGCTCGACTGGGCCGGGAGTCAGGTTCCGTCCGAGCGCCAAATTCGCAAACTTAAGGTCCGAACGCGGGCTCACGACGGCCTTCGCGGCAGGCAGGTGCGAAGCGACACCTATAGAGTCGCCCGCCACCGAAAGAAGGACCCCGGCTGGGCTGAACTCGGCTTCAAGGTCGTCGCCCACCTGGACCCTCGTCCGGAGGACACGCGCGCCCAGGCATGGAGCTACACCGCGTGGACCGGCTTCGCGAAGATCCTCGAAAGCAATCGGGGCGCGTAGACAAGCGGGCTACCGGAGCGACGATCAAGCGCCGCGCGGCATCGCGGAGACGCCCGCACATCGGCAGAACCGCACTATCCGCGGCGAATCCGGGCGACTCGGTGCAGGTCGGGTCGGCTTAGTGACGGAGCTGTATGCGCCGTGTTCGCAGGGCCTGGGCAACTGCCAAGAGGCACAGGACCGAACCAAGTGCGATCAAGAAGATCGACAACTGTGGCAGTGGGGCGAATGCACCGGAGCAGGAGGGGTGCGCCAACTGTGACCCGCGTCCAAACACCGCAGGGCCACAATCCACATAGCTGAGCCCACGAGGTTCGACGCCGCTAAGAGGGAGGGAACCGGCAAGTACGCCAGCGATCGCCAGCACGGCGCCAACGAGAGCCAGGGCAAGAGCGCCCCAGACCGACCTGAGCACACCAAT
Encoded proteins:
- a CDS encoding DUF6326 family protein, yielding MNTVTTLQDPPVPIRAKLATAWTSFMFLYIYVDYFALYKPGFVDDLRAGVVWHFDVSQPLLVAFLVLVSIPAVMIALSVALPARATRIVTLVVASLYVPVTAFNGLGEAWTWFYGLSIALELMLLAFILRAAWTWPRAVQIGDTTPEPVLLDTP
- a CDS encoding tyrosine-type recombinase/integrase codes for the protein MARYKPSTVSRRLSVLSGFYRTCVIDGVLERSPAEYVRRPRVSTESPTLGLNHLQFEGMLVAGKESANPNDFALVAMLGLLGLRISEAVNANIEALEEIHGHRVLRVLGKGDRVAVVPLPPAVGRAIERAVSDRTGGPILRSRTGNRMDRACATRRLRALARGAGVSTPRMHPHMLRHTFVTTMLDAGVDLRDVQIAARHADPRTTMRYDRARKNLDRHANYVLAAYMASAT
- a CDS encoding alpha/beta fold hydrolase, encoding MTTASRLSINGVSIPVAQAGFADGAEAVVFIHGNSGAIADWLPFLEPVGTFTRAVAFDLPGYGEADKPSGFDYTVAGYAEFIDATLKALGISNAHIVAHDLGGGWAMRWAADHPEQFASAILINTGVLLDYEWHDAAKLWRQPGVGEAIQAGMTRELFHEVVSAQNPRLGPAALQALWQQTDDPGTNHAVLQFYRATSEATLAEPQAVLRGLDRPALVIWGEDDAYIPVGQAPLQRESFPSAQVVVLPDAGHWVTLEDPDTVRALIVPFLRQHVGVVGPSAESSMNADSHNGFRDDRVPPVLRETDAR
- a CDS encoding RNA polymerase sigma factor is translated as MTPQERFEHLAGTIGADVLAYLARRVTPREDAADVYQQVLTITWRKLRVVPTDDREALAWMLGVARRCLANHRRAGTRRMALAERLRTELAVSYTEPDAATAQRADELLRSVSDEDRELLTLVHWEGLTIAEAGAVLGVSPSAARKRVERVRRALLTPAAV
- the secG gene encoding preprotein translocase subunit SecG, whose translation is MTLLLTILLVATSFLLVILVLLHKGRGGGLSDMFGGGVSSTLGGSSVAERNLDRLTVGLGLIWAACIVALGLLYAYGA
- a CDS encoding barstar family protein; this encodes MASWDPAAELEHPVDFRLAMNGPVTMFWRWSVLSETIDWLRLNAYRVVELHADSWSSAGDMFNDAARAMDFPDYFGRNLDALNDCMSDVASGDYGWDVEADTGLVIVLKRFDAFASVDRSTAQKLLDIFANQARSALLIGHRIICLAQSNDPRLSFDPVGATPVTWNDQERLDSSRGM
- a CDS encoding RNA polymerase-binding protein RbpA gives rise to the protein MAGAGNAIRGSRVGAGPMGEAERGEAAPRQSVTYFCSKEHRSVVTFAAEAVAPESWDCPRCGLPAGLDAENAPPAVKIEPYKTHLAYVKERRSEDEAKDILEEALQLLRSRRKSGDIIF